The following coding sequences are from one Candidatus Binataceae bacterium window:
- a CDS encoding DUF1329 domain-containing protein, whose amino-acid sequence MRTIGFLAALLLILLAPLGVFAQTQDFSEMQKWLALKATEGGLPPGTKITLDNWRQYQQYMPLGLDVLFEGKYFWKMPPGAEIDIGPTERGLLPKNYVEAGEKYGAQTRVVHLPNGHMDIANYVAGIPFPSPQGPDKGYEILVNNWLAYVPHIYCNTPDNDGQLWFQDRFRSFTESDVDVVYRQTGYNTDPGTQRTEPAGGTWYTEWLMQETPEQAKYTQSLELFYMDQQKTLDLYVFVPALRRSLRLATTARCAPVFGSDWTNDDAKTIGFNGGIALFDAKVLAERPVIGLMHYNEDYGTFPGNWLMPIGFYKPSWGKWQVRNVYVLDVRRVPSERSGYCYGSRIMYVDKEVFYTVWNDLYDSNLRLWKVQWWAPRVRPVPGDGDVITNSVGAATYDLQNEHASYWSSANPKGIDPYFNSDTPKQYQNLVRFSTPAGMMQVMR is encoded by the coding sequence ATGCGAACCATCGGTTTTCTTGCGGCTCTGTTACTGATCCTGCTCGCTCCGCTTGGGGTGTTCGCCCAGACGCAGGATTTCTCCGAGATGCAGAAGTGGCTTGCTTTGAAGGCGACCGAAGGAGGGTTGCCGCCCGGTACCAAGATCACGCTGGACAACTGGCGCCAGTATCAGCAGTATATGCCGCTCGGCCTCGATGTGCTGTTCGAGGGCAAGTACTTCTGGAAGATGCCTCCGGGTGCCGAGATCGATATCGGCCCGACCGAACGCGGCCTGTTGCCCAAGAACTACGTGGAGGCGGGTGAGAAGTACGGGGCGCAGACCCGCGTCGTTCATCTGCCCAACGGCCACATGGACATCGCGAACTACGTTGCCGGAATTCCGTTCCCCAGCCCGCAGGGGCCCGACAAGGGCTACGAGATCCTTGTCAATAACTGGCTTGCCTATGTGCCGCATATCTACTGCAATACGCCGGACAACGACGGCCAGCTCTGGTTCCAGGATCGCTTCCGCAGCTTCACCGAATCCGACGTTGACGTAGTCTATCGCCAGACCGGGTATAACACCGATCCCGGCACTCAGCGCACCGAGCCGGCCGGCGGCACCTGGTACACGGAATGGCTGATGCAAGAGACGCCGGAGCAGGCGAAATATACGCAGTCGCTCGAACTGTTCTACATGGACCAGCAGAAGACGCTGGACCTGTACGTCTTCGTTCCCGCGCTGCGCCGCTCGCTGCGCCTGGCCACCACCGCGCGCTGCGCGCCGGTGTTCGGCTCGGACTGGACCAACGACGACGCCAAGACGATCGGGTTCAACGGCGGCATCGCGCTGTTCGACGCCAAGGTTCTGGCCGAGCGCCCGGTTATCGGGCTGATGCACTACAACGAGGACTACGGCACCTTCCCCGGCAACTGGCTGATGCCGATCGGATTCTACAAGCCGTCATGGGGCAAATGGCAGGTGCGCAACGTGTACGTGCTCGATGTGCGGCGCGTGCCCAGCGAGCGTTCCGGCTACTGCTACGGCAGCCGCATCATGTACGTGGACAAAGAAGTCTTTTACACGGTATGGAACGACCTCTATGACTCCAACCTGAGGTTGTGGAAGGTGCAATGGTGGGCGCCGCGAGTCCGACCAGTGCCCGGCGACGGAGACGTGATTACCAACTCGGTCGGCGCCGCAACCTACGACCTGCAGAACGAACACGCCAGCTATTGGAGCAGCGCCAATCCGAAGGGAATCGATCCCTACTTCAACTCGGATACGCCGAAGCAGTACCAGAACCTGGTGCGCTTCAGCACGCCGGCAGGCATGATGCAAGTTATGCGATAA
- a CDS encoding CoA transferase: MAPLPLEGIRVTDFSWIINGPQIGLWLATMGAEVIKVESRMYLDFSRLNPAFMADGRQHPDNNGCYHALNYGKKSVNLNLKTARGKELAYELIRRSDFVLECYPAPLARRLGLSYDDVRAVKRDIILISVSLLGKVGLEPAEWVGWGPMACSFVGTFDAQGYPGGAPRHTGGTWPDYAIGSAVVFHVLAALRHRNRTGEGQWIDASMGETVIGETPEWYMDYFMNGRDRRQWANRDDVMAPHNTYPCAGEDKWIAIAVGNQAEWRALCHVMGEPAWTRDPKFADQFGRWKNSDELDARLAEWTRRHEHVALAEQLQRAGVPAGPVLDSVEIHQDRHLWEWGYWWEINHHQSGKRILPGMPAKLSNAPQLNFSPPPDLGQHNFEVLNGILGLSREEIARLTEEKIVY; the protein is encoded by the coding sequence ATGGCACCGCTGCCGCTCGAGGGAATCCGGGTGACCGACTTCAGCTGGATCATCAACGGCCCGCAGATTGGGCTGTGGCTGGCGACGATGGGCGCCGAGGTGATCAAGGTCGAGTCGCGCATGTATCTCGACTTCTCGCGGCTCAATCCAGCCTTCATGGCCGATGGTCGCCAGCATCCCGACAACAACGGCTGTTACCACGCGCTCAACTACGGCAAGAAGTCGGTCAACCTCAATCTCAAAACCGCGCGCGGCAAGGAGCTCGCTTACGAGCTGATCAGGCGCAGCGACTTCGTGCTGGAATGCTATCCGGCGCCGCTCGCGCGCCGGCTGGGCCTGAGCTACGACGACGTGCGCGCGGTCAAGCGCGACATCATCCTGATTTCGGTCTCGCTGCTCGGCAAGGTCGGCCTCGAGCCCGCGGAGTGGGTCGGATGGGGCCCGATGGCGTGCTCGTTTGTTGGCACCTTCGACGCCCAAGGCTATCCGGGCGGCGCGCCGCGCCACACCGGCGGCACCTGGCCCGACTACGCGATCGGCAGCGCGGTCGTCTTCCACGTGCTCGCCGCGCTGCGCCATCGTAATCGCACCGGCGAGGGCCAATGGATTGACGCCAGCATGGGCGAGACCGTCATCGGCGAGACGCCCGAATGGTACATGGACTATTTCATGAACGGGCGCGACCGCCGGCAATGGGCGAATCGCGACGATGTGATGGCGCCGCACAACACCTATCCGTGCGCGGGCGAGGACAAGTGGATCGCAATTGCGGTCGGCAACCAGGCCGAGTGGCGCGCGCTATGCCATGTGATGGGCGAGCCGGCGTGGACGCGCGATCCGAAGTTCGCCGACCAGTTCGGCCGCTGGAAGAATTCCGACGAACTAGACGCGCGGCTTGCCGAATGGACGCGCCGGCACGAGCATGTCGCTCTCGCCGAGCAGCTCCAGCGCGCTGGAGTTCCCGCCGGCCCTGTGCTCGACAGCGTCGAAATCCATCAGGACCGTCATCTGTGGGAATGGGGCTACTGGTGGGAAATTAACCATCATCAGTCCGGCAAGCGTATTCTGCCCGGGATGCCCGCCAAACTGAGTAATGCACCGCAGCTCAATTTCAGTCCGCCGCCCGACCTCGGCCAGCACAATTTTGAGGTGTTGAACGGAATCCTCGGACTGTCCAGGGAAGAGATCGCGCGACTGACTGAAGAGAAAATAGTCTACTGA
- a CDS encoding CaiB/BaiF CoA-transferase family protein has protein sequence MGGAALEGLKVVEFAEMVSGPMCGKLFADMGAEVIKIEPPGAGDEARRHPPFPGDVPHPEKSGLFLYLNTSKKSVTLDPATPSGAALFKRLVADADLLIENHPPGYLASIGLAYDVLHALNPRLVVTSVTPFGQHGPYAGWKGTDLIAWAMSLTGYNTPTLITDSEKENPLRAPGRQADMMGATTAAAASMLALLQREASGEGQWVDAACWQSVVNTAKVEMAVYGYAGMPYSRLRAKAKAGLEPSPCRDGYVYVLWVVDSHFEALKELLGHPEALEADLFKNTAQRAEYDDVVRPLIQRELLKHGQEWLVREGQKLGLPIGPVLTVAQAAEHPHLKHRGAFVEIDHPVAGHLRYPGPLVRLTATPPAPRRAPLLGEHNEEILCGRLGLPPAELSGLRAAGVI, from the coding sequence GTGGGCGGCGCGGCGCTGGAAGGTCTGAAAGTCGTCGAATTTGCCGAGATGGTGTCGGGGCCGATGTGCGGCAAGCTGTTCGCCGACATGGGCGCCGAAGTCATCAAAATCGAGCCGCCGGGCGCCGGCGACGAAGCACGCCGCCATCCGCCCTTCCCCGGCGACGTCCCCCATCCCGAGAAGAGCGGCCTTTTCCTCTACCTCAACACCAGCAAGAAGAGCGTGACGCTGGATCCTGCCACACCCAGCGGCGCGGCGTTATTCAAACGCCTGGTCGCCGACGCCGATCTTCTGATCGAAAACCATCCACCGGGCTACCTCGCAAGCATCGGGCTCGCCTACGACGTGCTTCACGCGCTTAACCCGCGGCTGGTCGTCACTTCAGTCACGCCGTTCGGGCAGCACGGGCCGTATGCCGGATGGAAAGGCACGGACCTCATCGCGTGGGCGATGAGCCTGACCGGCTACAACACGCCGACGCTGATCACGGACTCCGAAAAGGAAAATCCGCTACGCGCGCCCGGCCGTCAGGCTGACATGATGGGTGCGACGACGGCGGCGGCGGCCTCGATGCTGGCGCTGTTGCAACGTGAGGCGAGCGGCGAGGGCCAGTGGGTGGACGCCGCGTGCTGGCAGTCGGTGGTCAACACCGCGAAGGTCGAGATGGCCGTTTACGGCTACGCCGGGATGCCGTACAGCCGGCTGCGTGCCAAGGCCAAGGCGGGGCTGGAGCCTTCGCCCTGCCGCGACGGCTACGTGTACGTCCTGTGGGTGGTCGACTCGCACTTCGAAGCGCTCAAGGAACTGCTCGGTCATCCCGAAGCGCTAGAGGCCGATCTGTTCAAGAACACCGCGCAGCGCGCCGAGTACGACGACGTCGTGCGCCCGCTGATCCAGCGAGAGCTGCTCAAGCACGGCCAGGAATGGCTGGTGCGCGAGGGGCAGAAGCTGGGATTGCCGATTGGCCCGGTCCTGACCGTCGCCCAGGCCGCCGAGCATCCCCATCTCAAGCACCGCGGCGCCTTCGTTGAAATCGACCATCCGGTCGCAGGGCACTTGCGCTATCCGGGACCGCTGGTCCGCCTGACCGCGACTCCACCGGCGCCGCGCCGCGCACCGCTCCTCGGCGAGCACAACGAGGAAATTCTGTGCGGGCGGCTCGGGCTCCCGCCGGCTGAGCTCAGCGGACTGCGCGCCGCGGGCGTTATCTGA
- a CDS encoding right-handed parallel beta-helix repeat-containing protein, with amino-acid sequence MFAAVILALAASALAQSSAADAQSVTVCASGCNYTTIAGALASAVSGETINILDAVHNEANLTIDGGLTLTIQGKDPISTVIDGGNAGPVFTINSGTVTIQNLTVRNGLNGADGGGIINWDALTLKNCVVSGNTSGANGGGLVNFGGVVAISDCTVSGNTAASFGGGVLNTSFGTLTINRSTLSDNLATNDGGGLANASGSVTVLNSTFSGNSATLGGGVENFDTLAISSSTIADNTASASGGGIDNGGVATVKNSIVGDNNSDCSGTLTALGANLDTDASCANFAQVASTELGLTSLALNPPGSTETFALVPGSAAIDKATDCTDVTGNPVTTDQRGVSRPQGLACDIGAFEAQPQAISAVTNQIDYGLADDPYDTSAGSRVTMGAFVHEKATVTTTVDPIPSRSSLTLNAFSGNDCSPTPAASEIVNLNGGAMTESAESSGSAGVAAEGPLPVGAVAYNAVFKSGNTLVPDATSPCAALNVISPISQFSYTVNGDASVYNCTLESIAGGACPSGTQEASVAPGSTNSYLVTIALTNLTGLTVSENVSGSFVAGKGVSIGNPTLTPGCGDAVIKHNGQVQWNANGSNSPKAAGFTMMPGQNCALQVTVSAAFGAGQQAITGQWSATQNELSPLTNQNLTLKSPLTGSLAVNVN; translated from the coding sequence ATGTTTGCGGCAGTGATTCTGGCCTTGGCCGCCTCGGCTCTTGCGCAGTCCTCGGCGGCGGATGCTCAGAGCGTCACGGTCTGCGCCAGCGGCTGTAACTATACGACCATCGCGGGAGCCCTGGCGAGCGCGGTCTCGGGTGAAACCATCAACATTCTCGATGCCGTTCATAACGAGGCGAACCTCACGATTGACGGCGGTCTAACGCTCACTATCCAGGGCAAGGACCCGATCAGCACGGTCATAGACGGCGGCAACGCCGGCCCCGTGTTCACGATCAATAGTGGCACGGTGACGATTCAGAACCTGACGGTGCGGAACGGACTGAACGGCGCCGACGGCGGCGGGATCATCAACTGGGATGCGCTCACGCTTAAGAACTGCGTCGTCTCGGGCAACACCTCCGGCGCCAACGGCGGCGGGTTGGTCAACTTCGGCGGCGTGGTCGCGATCAGCGACTGCACGGTCTCCGGCAACACGGCCGCTTCGTTTGGCGGCGGCGTTCTGAACACTTCTTTCGGCACGCTCACCATCAACCGCAGCACGCTCTCCGACAACCTGGCGACCAACGACGGCGGCGGCCTGGCCAACGCTTCGGGGTCGGTGACGGTCCTCAACAGTACGTTCTCGGGCAATTCCGCCACGCTGGGCGGCGGCGTCGAGAATTTCGACACGCTCGCGATCAGCAGCAGCACGATCGCCGACAACACGGCCAGTGCGAGCGGGGGCGGAATCGACAACGGCGGCGTCGCGACGGTCAAGAATTCGATAGTCGGCGACAACAACTCCGATTGCTCCGGTACGCTGACCGCGCTCGGCGCAAATCTCGACACCGACGCGAGCTGCGCCAATTTCGCCCAGGTCGCCTCGACCGAGCTCGGCTTGACTTCGCTAGCGCTCAATCCGCCCGGGAGCACCGAGACGTTTGCCCTGGTGCCCGGCAGCGCAGCGATTGATAAAGCGACGGATTGTACAGACGTCACCGGCAATCCTGTAACCACTGACCAGCGCGGGGTGTCCCGGCCCCAAGGCCTGGCGTGCGATATCGGGGCCTTCGAGGCGCAGCCGCAAGCGATCTCGGCGGTCACGAATCAGATCGACTACGGCCTGGCTGACGACCCGTATGATACGTCAGCCGGGTCGCGCGTTACGATGGGCGCGTTCGTGCACGAAAAAGCGACGGTTACGACCACCGTTGATCCAATTCCGAGCCGAAGCAGTCTCACTCTCAACGCCTTCTCCGGCAATGATTGTTCGCCTACTCCGGCGGCGAGCGAAATTGTCAACCTCAACGGCGGCGCGATGACGGAATCGGCGGAGTCGAGCGGGAGCGCGGGAGTCGCGGCCGAGGGCCCGCTGCCAGTGGGCGCGGTCGCCTACAACGCGGTCTTCAAAAGCGGCAATACGCTCGTACCCGATGCGACCAGCCCGTGTGCGGCGCTCAATGTGATTTCACCGATAAGCCAGTTCTCCTACACGGTGAACGGCGATGCGAGCGTCTATAACTGTACGCTCGAGTCGATCGCAGGCGGCGCCTGTCCGAGCGGCACTCAGGAGGCTTCCGTAGCGCCGGGCAGCACCAACAGCTACCTGGTCACGATCGCGCTCACGAACCTGACCGGTCTGACCGTCAGCGAGAATGTCTCCGGCTCGTTCGTCGCTGGCAAGGGCGTTTCGATAGGCAATCCCACGCTAACTCCCGGGTGCGGCGACGCGGTCATCAAGCACAACGGCCAGGTCCAATGGAACGCGAACGGCTCCAACAGTCCCAAGGCCGCCGGCTTCACGATGATGCCTGGTCAAAACTGCGCGCTCCAGGTCACTGTCAGCGCGGCGTTCGGCGCGGGGCAGCAAGCGATTACCGGCCAGTGGTCGGCTACTCAGAACGAGTTGTCGCCGCTGACCAACCAGAACCTGACGCTGAAGTCGCCGCTGACCGGCAGCCTTGCGGTCAACGTGAATTAG
- a CDS encoding methyltransferase domain-containing protein, with the protein MKLRRWTLSRAAAAHLCVAAAALAIAAAAAGCSSGDEDVGRLAELLAVRPGSVVADVGAGRGAMTLVMAGLVGPRGRVYSTEIDPAALAQIRSAARAAGLANVVVVKATASDTGLPARCCDAIFLSRVYHHLTDPADYNASLLRALRPGGRLAVLDFRPTILLWLWRPKGLPANREGHGVDPIIVSSEMTHAGFEYIRMIDPWPGSWFISSYCLLFERPPQGPATASPAAPPAPASASGNAGAGAGTSAQ; encoded by the coding sequence ATGAAGCTTCGACGTTGGACCCTGAGCCGCGCCGCCGCCGCGCACCTGTGCGTCGCGGCAGCCGCGCTGGCGATCGCAGCCGCCGCGGCCGGATGTTCGAGCGGAGATGAGGATGTGGGCCGACTGGCCGAGTTGCTTGCGGTCAGGCCTGGGTCGGTAGTGGCGGACGTAGGCGCGGGACGCGGCGCGATGACGCTGGTGATGGCCGGGCTGGTCGGTCCCAGGGGGCGCGTCTATTCGACCGAGATCGATCCGGCTGCGCTGGCGCAAATCCGCAGCGCGGCCCGCGCGGCGGGACTCGCCAACGTAGTGGTAGTCAAGGCGACCGCGAGCGACACCGGCCTGCCCGCGCGATGTTGCGACGCGATTTTCCTGAGCCGCGTTTACCATCATCTGACCGACCCCGCCGACTACAATGCGAGCCTGCTGCGCGCGCTGCGCCCGGGCGGCCGACTGGCCGTGCTCGACTTTCGTCCTACCATCCTGCTCTGGCTATGGCGGCCAAAGGGCCTGCCGGCAAATCGCGAAGGGCACGGCGTGGATCCGATTATCGTGTCGAGCGAAATGACGCACGCGGGCTTCGAGTACATCCGGATGATCGATCCGTGGCCCGGCAGCTGGTTCATCTCGAGCTACTGTTTGTTGTTCGAACGGCCGCCGCAGGGACCAGCCACCGCCTCGCCCGCCGCTCCCCCTGCGCCCGCGTCGGCGAGCGGCAACGCGGGCGCAGGTGCGGGCACGTCGGCTCAATAG
- a CDS encoding enoyl-CoA hydratase-related protein, whose translation MPALLYEVRDHIAYLTINRPKVHNAMNPEVIVRLAEAWQRVAEDDHVRAAIITGAGNKAFSAGADLGRLIPLFTGARQPEDEWDYKLKDNPKLGAIALMRGWSLYKPVIAAVNGFCIAGGLELMEATDLRVATASASFGLQEVKWAIIPAGGSLVRLPRQIPYCKAMEILLTGNRIAADEAWRLGLINYVVGQEQVMAKAEELARTIADNGPLAVRKIKEAVERCSGVPFEEGFKIENEVQRFIARTEDAREGPRAFMEKRKPNYKGC comes from the coding sequence ATGCCCGCGCTGTTGTACGAAGTCCGCGACCATATCGCCTATCTGACGATCAACCGTCCCAAGGTACACAACGCGATGAACCCCGAGGTCATCGTGCGCCTGGCCGAAGCCTGGCAGCGCGTCGCCGAGGACGACCACGTGCGCGCGGCGATCATCACCGGCGCCGGCAACAAGGCGTTCTCCGCCGGCGCCGATTTGGGCCGCCTGATCCCGCTGTTCACCGGCGCGCGTCAGCCCGAGGACGAATGGGATTACAAGCTTAAGGACAATCCCAAGCTGGGCGCGATCGCGCTGATGCGCGGATGGAGCCTCTACAAGCCGGTGATCGCGGCGGTCAACGGGTTCTGCATCGCGGGCGGGCTGGAGCTGATGGAAGCGACCGACCTGCGGGTCGCGACGGCGTCGGCGAGCTTTGGGTTACAGGAAGTGAAGTGGGCGATCATCCCGGCCGGCGGCTCGCTGGTCCGCCTGCCGCGCCAGATCCCGTACTGCAAGGCGATGGAGATTCTGCTGACCGGCAATCGGATCGCGGCCGACGAGGCGTGGCGGCTCGGCCTTATCAACTACGTCGTCGGGCAAGAGCAGGTGATGGCAAAGGCGGAGGAGCTGGCGCGCACCATCGCCGATAACGGCCCGCTCGCGGTGCGCAAGATAAAGGAGGCGGTCGAACGTTGCTCCGGAGTGCCGTTCGAGGAGGGGTTCAAGATCGAGAACGAGGTCCAGCGTTTCATCGCCCGCACCGAGGACGCGCGCGAGGGCCCGCGCGCGTTTATGGAAAAGCGCAAGCCCAACTACAAGGGGTGCTGA
- a CDS encoding FAD binding domain-containing protein, producing the protein MKRFEVVTPADLSSAVRLLAQPGHAALAGGVDLADLLKQRLVAPDTLVDLKGLKELRGIGPTPDGGLRVGTLARLSEVAENPLVRERFAALAAAAGEAATPQIRNLGTVGGNLLQRPRCWYFRNPDVACLKKGGRTCYALGGLNRYHAVLGGGPSFIVHPSNLAPALIALGASARLVGPGGERAVVLDQFFTLPSVDPTRENVMRPGEILLEVIVPRPAPAARSAYLEVREKQSFDWPLVSVAAMLEIDPRSKAVHDSRVVLGAVAPIPWRSREAEQALGAGALTRARAMEAAEAALKQARPLPHNAYKVAIARALIRRTILRAGQMEDV; encoded by the coding sequence ATGAAGCGCTTCGAGGTTGTAACGCCCGCCGATTTGTCAAGCGCCGTCCGCCTGCTCGCGCAGCCCGGGCATGCGGCGCTCGCCGGCGGCGTCGATCTCGCCGATCTGCTCAAGCAGCGGCTCGTCGCGCCGGACACACTGGTCGATCTGAAGGGGCTGAAGGAACTGCGGGGAATCGGTCCGACGCCAGACGGCGGGTTGCGAGTGGGCACGCTCGCCCGTCTGAGCGAGGTCGCCGAAAATCCGCTCGTGCGCGAGCGTTTCGCCGCGCTGGCCGCGGCGGCGGGCGAGGCGGCGACGCCGCAGATTCGCAATCTTGGCACAGTGGGCGGCAACCTGTTGCAGCGCCCGCGATGCTGGTACTTCCGCAACCCCGACGTCGCCTGCCTCAAGAAAGGCGGGCGCACCTGCTACGCGCTGGGCGGGCTCAACCGCTACCACGCGGTGCTTGGCGGCGGCCCGTCGTTCATCGTGCATCCGTCCAACCTCGCGCCGGCGCTGATCGCGCTCGGCGCAAGCGCGCGCCTCGTCGGCCCCGGCGGCGAGCGCGCGGTTGTGCTCGACCAGTTCTTCACGCTGCCGAGCGTGGATCCGACGCGCGAGAACGTGATGCGGCCGGGCGAAATCCTCCTCGAAGTTATCGTGCCGCGACCGGCGCCGGCCGCGCGCAGCGCCTACCTCGAAGTACGCGAGAAGCAGAGCTTCGATTGGCCGCTGGTGAGCGTCGCCGCGATGCTCGAAATCGATCCGCGCTCGAAGGCGGTCCACGACTCACGTGTAGTGCTCGGCGCGGTGGCGCCGATTCCGTGGCGCTCGCGCGAGGCGGAACAGGCGCTGGGCGCGGGAGCGCTGACGCGCGCGCGGGCAATGGAAGCGGCGGAGGCGGCGCTCAAGCAGGCGCGTCCCCTGCCGCATAACGCCTACAAGGTTGCGATCGCCCGGGCGCTCATCCGGCGCACGATTCTGCGCGCCGGCCAGATGGAGGACGTTTGA
- a CDS encoding xanthine dehydrogenase family protein molybdopterin-binding subunit, protein MARRETLRLGFDGEVREVAVVIPDDEPTPWQWGERFSVLRRETPRLDGALKATGNARYSYDIRLPGMLYGAILRSPHPHATVRNADLSAARRMEGVRAALRVDEGEIRFAGQEVAAVAALRPEIAEEALGLIKVEYQPLPFVVDVESAMADGAPRVFSGRSNVSAPRISVRGEVERGFAQAAAIHEAVYTTPVQTHVSLETHGAVASWRGNKLTVWCSTQGIFTVRDDLAVLFDLPPENVRVITEYLGGGFGSKFGAGAEVVIAARLARAADAPVKLMLPRAAEHVATGNRPSSWQRVKLGARADGALVALELEEHGSGGIGAGAGSSGPYFAVYSCPDVRTSERDVYINAGPSSPMRAPGWPQGLFALELAIDELARKLKLDRLEFRRRNNRDPVRAAEFELGAARFGWNEKNRARRISAGALRRGIGVSAGAWHGLGRSGPEAIVVARRDGRFEMRIGAQDIGTGTRTVLAMVAAEELGVPLEWVAAQIGDSRFPFSVPSGGSSTSPSDSPAVRQAAAHLKHKLLRIAAPMLSAEPTDLEARDGAIRVRFQPERAISIRDVCRRIPGDSISATGERVPNYEGYRYDQAGCQFIEVEVDVETGVVRVLNVVAVHDAGLIIDPLTARSQVNGGVIMGVGLALFEDRRLDPQTGLMVNPTMDDYKLPGPLDTPEIDVSFVEVANGVTNTGVLGLGEAVHVSTTAAIGCAVADAIGVPVRDLPITPDRVLAALGKV, encoded by the coding sequence ATGGCGCGGCGCGAGACACTGAGGCTCGGCTTCGACGGCGAGGTCCGCGAGGTCGCGGTCGTAATCCCCGACGACGAGCCGACGCCATGGCAATGGGGCGAGCGTTTCAGTGTGCTGCGGCGGGAGACGCCGCGTCTCGACGGCGCGCTCAAGGCGACCGGCAACGCCCGCTACAGCTACGATATCCGGCTGCCGGGGATGCTCTACGGCGCGATCCTGCGCAGCCCGCATCCCCATGCCACGGTGCGCAACGCGGACCTCTCGGCAGCGCGGCGGATGGAGGGCGTGCGCGCCGCGCTGCGGGTGGACGAAGGCGAGATTCGCTTCGCCGGCCAGGAGGTGGCCGCGGTCGCCGCACTGCGCCCCGAAATCGCCGAAGAGGCGCTCGGGCTTATCAAGGTCGAATACCAGCCGCTGCCGTTCGTAGTGGACGTGGAAAGCGCAATGGCCGACGGCGCGCCGCGCGTGTTCAGCGGACGCAGCAATGTCAGCGCGCCGCGCATCAGCGTCCGCGGTGAGGTCGAGCGCGGCTTCGCCCAGGCCGCCGCGATTCACGAGGCGGTTTACACGACGCCCGTGCAGACGCATGTCTCGCTTGAGACGCACGGCGCGGTAGCGAGCTGGCGGGGCAACAAACTCACCGTCTGGTGCTCCACCCAGGGCATCTTCACCGTCCGCGACGACCTCGCCGTGCTGTTCGACCTGCCGCCCGAAAACGTGCGCGTGATTACCGAATACCTCGGCGGCGGCTTCGGCTCGAAGTTCGGCGCGGGGGCGGAGGTCGTGATCGCGGCGCGCCTTGCGCGCGCGGCCGACGCCCCAGTGAAGCTGATGCTGCCGCGGGCAGCCGAGCACGTCGCCACCGGCAACCGGCCCAGTTCGTGGCAGCGGGTCAAGCTGGGCGCGCGCGCCGACGGCGCGCTCGTCGCGCTCGAGCTCGAAGAGCACGGCAGCGGCGGAATCGGGGCCGGCGCCGGAAGCTCGGGCCCCTATTTCGCCGTCTATTCATGCCCTGACGTGCGCACTTCCGAACGCGACGTCTATATCAACGCGGGGCCGTCGTCGCCGATGCGCGCGCCGGGATGGCCGCAGGGGCTGTTCGCGCTGGAGCTTGCGATCGACGAGCTTGCGCGCAAGCTCAAGCTCGACCGCCTCGAGTTTCGCCGGCGCAACAACCGCGATCCGGTGCGCGCGGCCGAGTTCGAACTGGGAGCGGCGCGCTTCGGATGGAACGAAAAAAACCGGGCGCGCCGAATCAGCGCCGGGGCGCTGAGGCGCGGGATCGGAGTTTCCGCCGGCGCATGGCATGGCCTGGGCCGCTCGGGGCCCGAGGCGATCGTGGTCGCGCGGCGCGACGGGCGCTTCGAGATGCGGATCGGCGCGCAGGATATCGGCACCGGCACGCGCACGGTGCTCGCGATGGTTGCGGCGGAGGAGCTGGGCGTGCCGCTGGAGTGGGTCGCCGCGCAGATCGGCGATTCGCGCTTTCCGTTCTCGGTGCCCTCGGGCGGCAGCAGCACCTCGCCCTCCGACTCGCCCGCCGTCCGCCAGGCCGCGGCCCATCTCAAGCACAAGCTCTTGCGGATCGCGGCGCCGATGCTGAGCGCCGAGCCGACCGATCTGGAAGCGCGCGACGGCGCGATCCGCGTGCGCTTCCAACCCGAGCGCGCGATCTCGATCCGTGACGTCTGCCGGCGCATTCCGGGCGATTCGATCTCCGCTACTGGCGAGCGCGTGCCCAACTATGAAGGCTACCGCTACGACCAGGCTGGATGTCAGTTCATCGAGGTCGAGGTTGACGTCGAAACCGGCGTCGTGCGCGTACTCAACGTGGTCGCGGTGCACGACGCGGGATTAATCATCGATCCGCTCACCGCGCGCAGCCAGGTCAACGGCGGCGTGATCATGGGCGTCGGCCTTGCCTTGTTCGAGGACCGCCGCCTCGACCCTCAGACCGGGCTGATGGTCAATCCGACGATGGACGACTACAAGCTGCCGGGGCCCCTCGACACCCCGGAGATCGACGTGAGCTTTGTCGAGGTTGCCAACGGCGTAACCAACACCGGCGTGCTCGGGCTCGGCGAGGCGGTGCACGTCAGCACGACGGCGGCAATTGGATGCGCCGTAGCCGATGCTATCGGCGTGCCGGTGCGCGATCTGCCGATCACGCCGGATCGCGTGCTGGCGGCGCTCGGCAAGGTCTGA